TTTAAAATTGGGGCACTTTCCAGGTAATATTGATTCGTTAAATTATTTTCCATTTTTTACACCCCTTTATCCAAAATATCATTAGACTTGATATTATTATATATCTAATAATTAAAATTCTAACTATATAGGTATAAACTACTGTAGATTTTTATAAGCATTATAAATTTTTATTTACCTTTATCAGTAAAGACAGCAGACATTCTTTTTCACCATCGGTTAAATTCTCAGTAATACTTTTTTCAACTTGAAAGAATATCCTGTTAAATTCTTCTATTAGCTCTGCACCTTTTTGAAGTACATAAATATTTTTCTGTCTTTCATCATCTTTAGGAATACTCCTTTGAATATACCCTTTTCTCTCCAATCCTTGAAGCATACTGGTAATACTTGCCCCTCTGCGCTGAAAAACATCTGCCAGGTCCTTTTGAATTATCCCCTCATCCTGATGCTCATATATATAACTTATCATACGCCCCTGCTGGGAGTTCAACCCCAACTTGTTTATATTTTCATCAGATTTGAATTTTATTTTTAAAGCAATTCTTCTTATCAAATCCGAATAAGGACTTTCAAATGAAAATCTAGGCTTATTCATACTCATGCCTCCTACAGCTTACCTAATTAGAACTCTAACTATATTAAATTATATTAGTTAGAGTTCTAATTGTCAATAATTATTTTCATGGTTCAGAAGTTTAACATATAGGGGAAAGAACTTATCTAGGGGCGTTAGATCTGCTTATTCTACACTTTGAAGAAGATGGGTGTGTGAAAAATGGCAGCCTTCAGATA
This window of the Clostridium kluyveri DSM 555 genome carries:
- a CDS encoding MarR family winged helix-turn-helix transcriptional regulator; this encodes MNKPRFSFESPYSDLIRRIALKIKFKSDENINKLGLNSQQGRMISYIYEHQDEGIIQKDLADVFQRRGASITSMLQGLERKGYIQRSIPKDDERQKNIYVLQKGAELIEEFNRIFFQVEKSITENLTDGEKECLLSLLIKVNKNL